GGTTGGAGAAAGCAAATGCTTTCCTTGACTGAAAAGATGAGCACCATTTCTCCCTTGGGTGACAACAATTATTTTAGGACCAATCTGAGAAATTTTTTGTAAGGCCTGATTTTCATCCTCTTCGCCAGTAAAAAGACTGGCCTCTTCTGAGTTAAGAATCAAGGCCTCGATCTTAGGAAAAACGGAAAGAAGTTTATCTTTTTCCTTTAGTTCCCTACTGCCTGGATTAAGGGCGATTTTAATCCCCTTCTCTGTTGATTTCTCAACCACTTTAGTCAATAAATCTACATTCCCTTCCAAAGAGGCAATATAAAACCATTTGGTTTCGTCGAGGGCCGTCCAAGGAAAAATCGTTTCATCAACCCGAGTCTTACCCCGATGGACGAGGATCACCCGTGAACCATCTTGATAAAGAAAAATGGTGGAATAATCAGTTCTATCCCCTTTTCTCGGCATCAGATATTTCTGATCAAACTTTTCCTTCGCCAACTCCTGGGATAAAAACTGACCGAAGAGATCATCGCCAAAACGAGCAATACAGGCGGTTTTTAACCCTAATCTCGCAAAACCAGCGGCTGTATTCGATCCTCCACCACCAGTGGCCAAAAACAAATCCTCAACCTCAACCTTGCCACCTACTGGTAAAAGCTCATTTGGAGATAAATTCGGTGATTTTAAAATCACATCCATCACCGCTGAACCGATAGAGATAATATCAAACATTTAATTAAAAACTATTTTATTAATTTTCTCCGCTATTTTCAACGGTTCTTTCGCCCGCCAAACATTTCTCCCAACCGCTAGGCCACTCACACCAACCTCAAGCGCCCCCCTGGTTGTTTCTAAAAACTCTTTCTCTTTTATCTTACTTCCTCCCGCAAGAACAACCTTAACTTTACCGGCTGCCTTAGCTACCCAAGCCAGGGTTTTTTGATTAGTAGTATAAGGAATCTTAATCATCTCTAAGCCTAATTCCAAGCCCAAGCGGGCCGAATAAGAAAGAATCT
This is a stretch of genomic DNA from Patescibacteria group bacterium. It encodes these proteins:
- a CDS encoding carbohydrate kinase family protein, producing the protein MFDIISIGSAVMDVILKSPNLSPNELLPVGGKVEVEDLFLATGGGGSNTAAGFARLGLKTACIARFGDDLFGQFLSQELAKEKFDQKYLMPRKGDRTDYSTIFLYQDGSRVILVHRGKTRVDETIFPWTALDETKWFYIASLEGNVDLLTKVVEKSTEKGIKIALNPGSRELKEKDKLLSVFPKIEALILNSEEASLFTGEEDENQALQKISQIGPKIIVVTQGRNGAHLFSQGKHLLSPT